The DNA segment TTTAGGGATAGGGACTGCTTTGGCGTTTGGGTTGGCTTTGACGGGCGCTGTGGCATACTGGGTAGGTATAAtgaaggaagggaaagaCAGGAcaaaggaagaggagcttTCCGGTACAGGACTCCATCAAGCATCATTGAACAAAACACGACAAAAGCGGTGGGAATAGATCTTTTTGGGGGGCACTTTTACAACCAGCGGCATCTGACAAGCAAGCAGGCGAGCACGTACATTGGTCACTTTCTCTTGATAGAATTTGTTTGACGGCatctctccttcaacaatTGTATAAATCTGCTTTGGCATATGTAGATGAATGCAACCATGTAGACAACAGGGTGTCTTTGGGCTGTTGAAACTAGTGTTGCCACTCTCCTGGATTGGGTACCATACGGCAAACCAATAATCCCGGTGTGAGACACACATCAAGACATGTTTTATTGCCCGTCTCATTTTTATCCAGCTTCACCTTCCCTGCTTCCCCAGCCCTCGTTCACGGCTCCGACTAGATATACGGCTGCAGACTAGGCAAAACCCGATCATACGCCACACTGGACGGCGGCTCCATTGCAAACATGTAGTTTCCCCACCATGGGCCGCCCCCCCACCAAGCCCAGCCAGTCCAGACATCGTTGTTCTGCTGCAGGTAGCTCAGCATTCCTGTCAGGGCAGCAATGCAGTTGGTGTTGGCCCCGCCGGCTGTCTCTCCGAGGAAACCCTTCTTCTTATTCTGCTTCAGCCACTCGGTAGCAGCACGGACACGTTCAGCGCCGATGGTGCGGGAAACGCAGGTTTCCGAGGTGCCGGAGCCGTCGCTGTCGAGGTACTGGTGCATTTGGTAAATAATCTTCTCGCCCGTCGAGCCGGCTGGATcacggagggagaggaggttggctcCGTTGCCCGAGGATACCTATGGGCGAGTATGATTAGTGCCAAGACTGACAATGAAAAGGGGCAAAATAGGGGGCGTTACCCAGGTCCAAGCGCCAGTCCAAGAGTTTCCTTCGACCATGATGTACTGAGCCGTCGCTCCCGTGGCACGGATGGCGTCGATAGCAGCTTGGTTGAGGCGACGGACTAGATCATCAGCCATGTCGTGATACtcgttgttggtgtcaaAGATGACCTTGTCGTTGTTGACGAAGAGCTTGGCAATGGTGGTCCACCAGGCCGCGAAGCCAGCTACATCGGTTATGACGTTGTTGTAGTAGCGGCCAAAGTTGTGGGGGTCAATGATGGCATAGGCGCCTTTGCTGGTGACATAGTTGACGATCTGGAGCTTTATTAGCGACCTATCAAGAACAGGACACATTCACTGGGAAACTACATCAGTCAGGCCGCTGGCATAAGTGGCATCAAGTGGGCCATCAAGCCTGTTGGGAACAATGCGTTCCCTGACAGGGTGTCAGCGCTTCTGAATGGAATACGTTATGTTGAATGTGCCAAGGTCCACTCACATCATGAAAGCAATGCGGAAAGTGTTGAATCCCTTGCCCATCAAGGCCTATCCCGTATCATCAGTTTTAGAAGCTACACAAGCAATCTGCCGTGTCGGATCAAGACTTACGTCGATACTCGACCTCACCGGCCAGGTGTAGTGTTTTCCAAGCTGGCCAGGCAGAGTATCTTTTCCGAACTCAGCACCGGATTGGTTGACGCCAACGAACTGGAACCTGGTTGCCCGCTTGGTCGGGGCATCACAGACTggcgccggagccggagccgccAGCGCTGACCCGACGGCAGCAGCGCCGAGAAGAAAATTGAGAAGCTTCATGGCGAACTCTCACACGATGATGGAGTGACAAGTTCAACATAGCACCAACACGGCAGACTCATTCTTATACCAAGA comes from the Podospora pseudocomata strain CBS 415.72m chromosome 5, whole genome shotgun sequence genome and includes:
- a CDS encoding hypothetical protein (CAZy:GH5; EggNog:ENOG503NX55; COG:G), translating into MKLLNFLLGAAAVGSALAAPAPAPVCDAPTKRATRFQFVGVNQSGAEFGKDTLPGQLGKHYTWPVRSSIDALMGKGFNTFRIAFMMERIVPNRLDGPLDATYASGLTDIVNYVTSKGAYAIIDPHNFGRYYNNVITDVAGFAAWWTTIAKLFVNNDKVIFDTNNEYHDMADDLVRRLNQAAIDAIRATGATAQYIMVEGNSWTGAWTWVSSGNGANLLSLRDPAGSTGEKIIYQMHQYLDSDGSGTSETCVSRTIGAERVRAATEWLKQNKKKGFLGETAGGANTNCIAALTGMLSYLQQNNDVWTGWAWWGGGPWWGNYMFAMEPPSSVAYDRVLPSLQPYI